AAAGTATGCAGTGCACTATGAATCTTGCGTAGATCAAATAATTTAACTGTCTTATCTGTAGACCCTGTTGCTACAACCCATTCGTTAAAGGGGTTGAAAGCTAAGCAGTTAACCTGATCAAAAGAGAAAGGAGGTCAACCACGCAGAATCATGTACTCAAACATGCTTGCTTACAGCTACTAAAGATCTACTTAACTGCATTAAGAAAGGTTTTTCATCTAATAGGCAATGTCCAGTAATGATCATGCTTCGCACATGAATAAGTAACCACAACACCATCAAAACGGGCCCATTTAAGAGTTATGTCTATCTAATGAAGCAGCATAGAGTGGTGgtggtggttttttttttttttgtgtgtgtgtgtgtgtgtgtgtgtggggggggggggggggggggggttgtccTTGAGCCATTTAAAGTCAAAATTCATAGGGAAGCAATCAAAACATATGCTAGTTCAAGGAATATCTTAACTACAGCATGCACCTAAAGTCAACACAAAAGAGTGGAAAAAAGCATATCATAGGGTTCATATCAGGGTGTTTTACGTGAGAACTAAATCAACTGATTCTGCAGTGTGCTAGGTCGGGAAGGAGATATAGAGCTAATGGAGCAACATGAAGATGCACCACATTGTATATATGAGACAAAAAGCAACCCAAACGTGAACGTCGAATTATATTTTTCACAGACAGCACTATCACTTGTTTGCACATTCCGGTATTGTAAATCTTATGAATAAAGAAGTCTGGGTAAAAATTGGAAAATACAAAATTCTAGTTTTAAGAAAAACTGTAATTATTTTGTAAGCACAAGATTCTCACATTCCGTGCAAGGAAATCAAAAGAATGCCAACTATGTTTATAAGAAGTATCCAGGTGGTTCCCCAACAGTCAAAAGGAAAGCACTGTCAACTGCACAAATATGGAAAAGTCCAGCTAAGAAGTCTAAGCGCACCTCGCTCTGATGTGCGACTACAGATTGTATAGGCTTGGTGACTGATGGAGTTCGCAGATCCCATACGTGCAGATACTGATCATCCCCAACAGAGCCAAATAAATACTCATGCCTCAAATGCCATGCTACATCCTCTACAACACCTTCATGAACCTATACATTTTAAATATTAGAATAAACGAAAGGTTGACAAAAGCATATTGGGAAACTAATCCAAGAGACAAGATTCTTGTCCAGGTTCTGTAGACAGAAACTTCAGGCAGCAAAGAGCAGATATGATGTGACTATAAATATCCTTTGAGGTAAAGTAAAAGTTAGGACACTATTGAAGTTTCAGTTTGACTTTTGTAACATGATATTAATAAGAAGGGCTACATAGTCTGTGAAGAGAACTCATGCAGTTCTGCTTCACTTGCTGTTCTTTTACTTCAAGGTGCCTGAGGATGTTTGCTAGGAGGGAAAGCATGCAAGTTCTCCTCCATATATCAATTATAGTAATTTGCATGAGATAAAAGTACAAGCAGTAAGCAGGTGCAGAAAATTGATAACAATATGCAGTGTAAAAGGCAGTAACCAGTGCAGACTCGTCAAAAATGCATAAGGCAAACCTTAAATATCTGCATAGCATCTAGAGCCTTATTTTTGGGAGTGGCATTAATGTCCCATAAACATATCTGAGCGTCATCTGAACCACTCAATAAATGACCCTGCTTAAACTGACTCCACGACAAACCGTAGCCCTCTGTACTGTGGCCTCTTAACCTCAAATCTGGATTACATGCACCATCTAGAGGAGGCTTAGATGGATGTTTACTGTAGTCAAAAACATAAACTTCAGCACTAACTGTCTTAGTAGCAATGATAAATGGGTTTTGGGGCATATATCGAGCCCGATTGACCTCTCCATCATGATTTATCTGCTGGATTATTTGTACCTGGAAGAGAAATATTTGTCAGTATATATAAGTCACTCAATGTTGAAAGAGTGTCACTAAGTTCACTCTGGTCTTGATGGGGAAATAATAGTACAGCAAGAAGATATGGAAATGGGGCCTCCAATGATAATTGGCACCGATAGACTGTTTTAAAAAACTTCTTTATGAGAATTAGATTTTACGGTTCCATGTCCTCTTCATAAATAGAAGGATTTATTATCAACTTTCCAATGAATCCACACGTCAATAATAACTTTTATAACAGGTAGCATCAATGTACACTAAAAGGATATTAGTCATAAATGGTATTCATAGAAGAAGCTTTTCGAAGTTCCTTAGCTGGCAATTCAGAACTTCATTAATTTTCTCCAGCAACATTGCTGTTTTCAATCATCTTCGTATTCAGTTGAGTGGAGCAACTTAACCAATAGTTTTATAACTCTAACCAAATCAGGAAGCACTGGCTATTTGTTACTACTCATTTCACCTAAGCTATCAGCAAGCCACTACTGAGTTGGGCTCCAAGCATCACTATTCATATAACAACCTCAAGCGTCCTTTCACGAAAGAGCATTCCAACTATATCAGGACTCAGAAAGAAGCAGAGGAATAATAAAAACTCAAACTACAACAATACAGAAAACTTCAATAAGAACTTGTCAGTCAAAGCGTTAACTCTGTCCAAAGGGACTGGCCTGTTAGGTGCCATGGTGAGTTGGTAATGTTGTGCTATTTATGCTAGTCCCTTTTTTCTCCTTCAGTAAATTTCTAATGAAAGTTTAATTGTACCTTAAGCTGAAATTCAGGAATTGAACTGACAACTTCCAATTCACAACTACCTAGTAAATAAGCTCAACAAAGGAGAAAACTTTAAGCCACGTGATATATAACATAACCCTAGAGCTAGCCAAATCCAAGAATTCTTAAACAAGCAGCCCTAGAAAAACTAAACTCTAGTAAAATCACATATATCCCAGACCTTCCCACTGAAATCAGCCAAAAATgtactccctttgtttcaatttgtttgtcttactttcctttttagtccgtttcaAAAAGAATGTCTATTTcctttttggcaactctttaattccaactttccacatggcaaatttaagaccacaagattaaagggcattttggtatATTTGATATATCTTTAATTtcagaccacaagattcaaaggtaattcttttctttattaaactCCTGCGTCTACTAAAAACcatacaaacaaattgaaacgaagggagtaCCACCAAAGCATCCAAAAACTTCCAGAGCTAGTCAAATTCAAGAGATTCTTTAAACAGGCAGCCCTGGAACAACTAAACACTAGCAAGAATCTTCACACTGAAATTAACCAAAACACATAACAACAAAGCATCAAAGAAATTCAAGAAACCCCACAAAAACAGTCAAACAAGGCATAAAAACACAAGACATTCAAACCTTTCCATTAGCACAACCAAAATTCAAGAGATTCTTTAAACAAGCAGCCCTAGAACAACTAAACTAGCGAAAATTCACATAAATctcataaaccaaaatatcaacaacaaagcATCCAAAAACTTCAAGAACACCAAAAAAGGAAAACCCACTTAAACAGCCAAACaaggcataaaaaaaaaaaaggagacttAAACCTTGCCATTGACATTTTGGTACAATCGACATATCTTTAATCTaacaccacaagattcaaaaatgtTCTTTGCTTCCTTAAACTATGcgtcaagtcaaaaccagacaaacaaaggGAGTAACAACAAAGCATCCAagaactacaaaaaaaaaaaggcaaaccCCACATAAACAGTCAAACAAGgcataaaaacaaaacaaactcaaaccTTTCCATTAGCACAACCAAATCCGCCAAATTCAGACCGATCATCATCATAATGTCGAGCATCATTCTCAGCATCTTCAAGAGGTAACTGAACCTGAGCAAGCATAAGATAGTTAGGCTCATTTTCCGACGTATGAGTCCCTAAAATCATTTTCTGAACCGAATAATCCTTTCCAGGTGGCTCTTCACGGTCAGGCAACCATTCTACAGTGAGTGAAGGCCATTCAAGAGCGTGGGTAATAACCAGATCGTAAAGAAAAGGTGTATTTTTCTTCCAAATCTTGTACTCTTCGTTTATAAgcctttcttcaatttcacctcTCATCTCATCCTCGTCTTTACCCATTTTACCAACTgggtttggatttttttttttttttaattctttttctctTCAATTTGAGTGTGTGTAAACGATTGTGATTTTTACGAGGGTTTGTAGAGAATTGGAGGGAACTGGTATTTTTCAGTTTTCTTTTTTGTGGATATCTAAAAGGGTTTTATATTAGTACGAGCATAGGTGGGCTGTGACCCGAAGCACGGGATCTTTGCATAAATAGCCGCTTGATCACTGTTTATTTTTCTTCTAGTCGCTATACGCTTATTATACGTCTATTGTATATTTGACTGTTACTTTAGTTTCACTGGTATCCAGACTGCATATTTTCTAGATTGATTTAATTAATTCGTGAATATAATTCCAGAGTACAGTCAAAACGGGTCACTCCAACCCAAGTGTCATGGGCTAAGGAATTCATGTTTTTTGCGCGGAGTATCCTTCTTTTGGGATGGACCCCAACTTATGCCTCAAGGCACAAGTTAGATCTTAAAGCAATGTTTATAAAATgtcaataaaataatttattattttttctttaagataaagtttgaaacccaacttatACCCTGCGAATTTCAACTTATGCCttgcaaaaaaaattaaaatttttgactgaaacACGTGTTTGGACATGTTCATGATGGATGCGACTTTTATACCCGCTGATTAggaatttgcaggattgcccatcgctggaggtggtctttaatttttacccctcaaaatggtggtctttaaaattTGCATGGGCACAGGCAGAATTTTTGcctatgcaaattctgccttaagccAGAATTTACATAgattgcgattttttttttttaactgagctgggtTTCGAACTCACAACCTGAGGGTGTTAGGCGAAGGGCAATacttaaagaccaccctaaatgaagggcaatccgcgcaaaaaaaaaaaaaaattaacgttAAACGAGTAAAGTGTTGTGTATGATACTAAGACTTATTCGGTAAACACAATTCCTAGTTTTTACTTCTTTTTCACAATCTTATTTTAAATTGAAATCAAATCGCAATTACGAATGCAACTTCTATACTGGGTGATCATGATTTAACGATTATAAGTAAAGTATTGTGTAAGATACTAAGACTTATTTGGTAATCACTATTACCAGTTTTTACTTCTTCTTTTTCACAAATTCCTACtaaatttttaatttaaattaaatagCCCTTTGGGCAATGGACCAGCCTCGGCCCAGTCTCAAGGATTAGCGAGCTGACTTGGACTGTGCTTGTAATTAAGCCTCTGTTTTAAATGGACTTAATAAATCTTAGCTCAACTCTACCTCAATAACGAGCTGGGTTGGCCTGACCTCAAAGATCAAGCCCGTTTTGACGTCTGTAGACCCGACCAATTTAGTTTTGCTTTGGCTAATTAGACTCGTATAATATTTTTTGGTCGATTAATTTGAGCATAATCCAAGTTAGTTCAACCAAAAAGTTTGGACAACTTGAGCTGCCTAGGTGACCAAAATTAACACATAATATttgtcaaaaataaaaataaaaaaatggttTGTTAAACATTCATGATAGATAAAGTTGTTTGTGTTTTACTTGGTGCTCATGTAATTTACAAAAGCACACACAAACTAAAAAATTATTTTGATTGGCATGTTAAGTTATGATTCATTATTCAGCCCGAATTGATCCGTTAGATTCATCCAAAAATATTGGACAGGTTATACACAATTCAACCCTTTTAACTTCCCAAATTTGGCCTGATCAATCAATTTTAAATAATAATTATATGATATAGCTGTTTTTTGGCTTGTATTTAAACTCACTTTACATCAAATCAATAGACAAGTGACACATACATAAACCTTTAGTATTGAATCATAATTAACTAGTAAAGTagcccgcgcttcgcgcggtgcGATCGAGACGTTAGTATATAAAGGATGTTGTTGAAAACTAAGTGTATAATTAATACTGTTGTAAATTTACTTGAGATAGAATAGattaaattttttatatatatgaatacagtaattaattttatatgtttgaCTAAATAAagtttataatatttttttagtaATAGACTTAGATGAAGTGGTTTTCCATTAGCAGATTTTTTGAAATAGATAAATGAAGAAGTATACATTTAAATGAACATTTTAATAATTTGGTTACTTAAAAAGTATTTTAGACTTCAGATCTAAATAGATCGAATTTTAACATTTTAATGTACTTTTTTAAAAGTTATCTTTCCTTTTAATCTTGTGtttatttaaaaagtattttagaCATCGGGTCTAACATTTCTACAACTTCACCTTTGTCTTCCTTCTTGTTGATCAACTAATTATATTCCCACCTTTGTATATACAGAACATAATTTATCAAAAAAAAACACTGGAAACCGAATATCTTAAAGATAAAATTTCTCAAAGAACATAGGAAATCGAATATCTTAGAGATAAAATTGCTCTTCAATGTTCCTTTTGTATATAAAACTGCGACTTTACATAAAGAGGAAAAAGAATACAACATAATATGGAATTCTAATTGTAACTTGTTTGAAATTATAACATTACATCAAGGACCTTAAGAATTATCTTGCCTCTTCCGTCTTTAAGCAATATCTTCATCCTTGGAAACTCAAGGTGGTCTTGGTCTTCAATAGTAAAAATTTGATATGGGAATTTTCATTTCATCTATCTAGAAGGCCTTTGACTACTCTTGGAAAAGAATGGATAAAGTTTATATTTATACGATAGATTAGTAATTGAAAATATTGTATCATTATGTTAATATTAAATGCATTAAAAACTGGCAAGAACAGATAAAGTTTAAGTAAACGAAAAGAAGAGAATACCAATGGTTTAATATAAGGATCGGAAAAGAATGTCCAGTCGAATAGAACTTGTCATGGCACAATAATGCGTGCATCGATCCCTGCACAAAAGCTTAACTTGAATATTACTTGATTGGcagcacatttttttttttggtagtgaAAATGAGCACGGGAAGTTCATAACTCTTTTTAATGTATTGAAGCTCTCGACCGATCGATATTTGTGATTGCGAACCATTTCATCACGTAGAGGGACGAGTTGTTTAATTTACTATATACTCATCTAGATGATGCTCTAGCAAAGTTGTAAGGCAGGAATATATGAGTAGACTCTTTTCTGGTTCCTGAATCTTCAGGGCAAGGACATTTTCTTGAAACTATCATGATATAAATAACAGTTGGGTCTTCACCGTGGATTTTGCGATTACCTTCTGTGAAGAAACTCTTCATTCCTTTACCCAGTTCTAATTTCGCTTGGCTTCCTTTCTCCTGGGATTCTCCCTCAAAAACCATGATCTTGGATATGCTGTCAAATAAGtgagaacatacagaaagtacaATTAAACAAAATATGTACAAGGGAAGGACTgaaatttagatattaaaaacGATTATAAAATCTAACCAGTTAGATGTAACCAGCCCGGACACGAACTCTAACTCTGTCATAGTGATTTCACTGTTGGCCTACCGCTGTGAATCAATACGGTACCTTTTCGTGAACTGGGTTGTGTTGACAGGGACTCATAAAGGAATTGTCTCTTGCAATTTTAGCAATATGGTCGGAGAAGAAGACCATATTCACAGAGAGGAGTTTTTTGACACGCAATAAAGATGACTTTTGGAGAAGTAAGGGACCGGGTTGCTCAAGCCTCTTGCACAAACTGAAAGGGTACAATTAACCATTGTTGTTCCAGAACAATGTTCAGTTAGAAACTTAGGGAATTTTACAATAAAGTAAACGCTGTATTATAATGTTTTTAACGGAACGATGCATTGCCTCTATTTCCTGAAACGATGCGTGTCCTATGGctttgttgctcccaaacgcacacgcaagtatacgtggtcgtacaagtaatatagactgttaagtccagatatcgatccctcagagacttagattctactgttaaactaattcaaatccagttgaaactattcaagaaagtgaaaatcaagactGTTTGTGGTACTaaactaaaattgaaaagtaaacaatttgcgatgggtgtttttatgactgggactacgtcgacaaagattgtaagaaatttcagatgagagaaagatctagggttatggctttcgacaatccagttgatcttcagacaattccacctattttctttcctgggttactagttaacgggttaattatgctttatgatattctctcgaactactcacaagcctgtagatgttaccttaatgcctatatctctatggtcatcagatgtaacaagaacgcatttattttaccgtattcaactaagtagggctaaagggtatatctctatcctcattagctaaacgattaaatcgaacaaaatctatttattcttattacgtacgtgaattccctttctcaagttcaacccACGCACCACatatagtgtctaactattggccagataatcaaacaattgaaatcaagaataaataagcaacccacaatatggaaagtcaatagataataattgtcatcacatcaactttcaagtctttcgccactaggggtgggcatggtacggtatttgaaacttcggttcggtaacttcggtattcggtttttaaaaatacgataccattaccataccaaattaattcggtacggttcggtatttttaagttcggtttcggtatttcaCGGTACGGTAATTCGGTAACGATAGTTTATTTGACTTCGACTTACGTATATACTCATGTAATAAAGGATTATGACTTCAAGATTTCTCAATTATATTAAACTAACACCATACACAAATAGACGTatttaaaagaaagtacaagcaacatttgaatcacgatagagtagtcaaagtttcaAAGTCTAAACAACATTAGCCAAAATTAAGCATAATCTTCGGTCCTAAACAATTTTACACCAAAAATTTCATTCAGCAGCAGAGAGAATAGGCCATTTCCACCATTTCAAGTCTTAATGTATTGGAAAAATAGCAGAGACAAATTAAAGGCTGCTTTTAGGCCTCAGCATATGTGAAAgactaaaagcatgaaaat
The sequence above is a segment of the Lycium barbarum isolate Lr01 chromosome 6, ASM1917538v2, whole genome shotgun sequence genome. Coding sequences within it:
- the LOC132598732 gene encoding WD-40 repeat-containing protein MSI1 yields the protein MGKDEDEMRGEIEERLINEEYKIWKKNTPFLYDLVITHALEWPSLTVEWLPDREEPPGKDYSVQKMILGTHTSENEPNYLMLAQVQLPLEDAENDARHYDDDRSEFGGFGCANGKVQIIQQINHDGEVNRARYMPQNPFIIATKTVSAEVYVFDYSKHPSKPPLDGACNPDLRLRGHSTEGYGLSWSQFKQGHLLSGSDDAQICLWDINATPKNKALDAMQIFKVHEGVVEDVAWHLRHEYLFGSVGDDQYLHVWDLRTPSVTKPIQSVVAHQSEVNCLAFNPFNEWVVATGSTDKTVKLFDLRKIHSALHTLDCHKEEVFQVGWNPKNETILASCCLGRRLMVWDLSRIEEEQTPEDAEDGPPELLFIHGGHTSKISDFSWNPCEDWVVASVAEDNILQIWQMAENIYHDEDDLPPPPTGDDAPKGQ